One Thermodesulfobacteriota bacterium genomic window carries:
- a CDS encoding aldehyde ferredoxin oxidoreductase C-terminal domain-containing protein produces MAHVLRIDLAARTAAAEPLPERWHGLGGRGLTSAVVAEEVPPGADPLGPDNRLVLAPGVLAGTSVPNSGRLSVGAKSPLTGTVKESNSGGSAAQKLARLGIAAVVLQGASREPVVVKIGAGGASFHPAGELWGLGNYAAVEKLRAAHPGCGFVTVGPAGEAGLRAAAVCVTTPDYLLRTAARGGLGAVLGAKGVKAVVLDDAGAPGVPLAKPEAFQAASGALARGIVAHPLTGGFQALGTAMLVPLIDELGALPTRNYSQGRFAGAGKIGGEALAGLMAARPGASTKHRCMAGCVIHCSQVYTDADGGFVTSGLEYETLGMVGSNCAVDDPDAVARIDRACDDLGLDTMDVGAALAVAMEAGKLPWGDGARALAAVESIRSRDPLGLLLGSGCAETGRALGVARVPVVKGQSLAAYDPRVLKGTGVTYATSPMGADHTAGNALPSPSNPSYDPSSPQGQGQMSAFLQTYFAAIDTLGVCLFASLPILEAPELQEHLAAAVAARLGTEVPAGYLARLGESVCRRERDYNERCGFGPAQDRLPAFFAAEPLPPHGGVWDVPDADVDAVWG; encoded by the coding sequence ATGGCCCACGTCTTGCGCATCGACCTTGCCGCCCGAACCGCCGCCGCCGAACCCCTGCCGGAGCGCTGGCACGGCCTGGGGGGGCGCGGCCTCACCTCGGCCGTGGTGGCCGAGGAGGTGCCCCCCGGCGCCGATCCCCTGGGCCCCGACAACCGGCTGGTGCTCGCGCCGGGGGTGCTCGCGGGCACCTCGGTACCCAACAGCGGTCGCCTCTCGGTGGGGGCGAAGAGCCCGCTGACGGGCACCGTGAAGGAGTCCAACTCGGGCGGCTCCGCGGCCCAGAAACTGGCCCGCCTGGGGATTGCCGCGGTGGTGCTCCAGGGCGCCTCCCGGGAGCCGGTCGTGGTGAAGATCGGGGCCGGAGGGGCCTCCTTCCACCCGGCCGGCGAGCTGTGGGGGCTCGGCAACTACGCAGCGGTGGAGAAGCTTCGGGCGGCGCACCCCGGCTGCGGCTTCGTCACCGTGGGGCCGGCCGGGGAGGCGGGGCTGCGGGCCGCGGCCGTCTGCGTCACCACCCCCGACTACCTGCTGCGCACGGCCGCCCGGGGCGGGCTCGGAGCGGTGCTGGGGGCGAAGGGGGTCAAGGCGGTGGTCCTGGACGACGCCGGGGCGCCCGGGGTGCCCCTCGCGAAGCCCGAGGCGTTCCAGGCCGCTTCCGGGGCCCTGGCCCGGGGCATCGTCGCCCACCCCCTGACCGGTGGGTTCCAGGCCCTGGGCACCGCCATGCTCGTCCCCCTCATCGACGAGCTCGGGGCGCTGCCCACCCGCAACTACTCCCAGGGGCGCTTTGCGGGGGCCGGAAAGATCGGGGGCGAGGCCCTGGCCGGCCTCATGGCCGCCCGGCCCGGGGCCTCGACGAAGCACCGCTGCATGGCCGGGTGCGTGATCCACTGCTCCCAGGTGTACACCGACGCAGACGGGGGCTTCGTCACCTCGGGCCTCGAGTACGAGACCCTGGGGATGGTGGGATCCAACTGCGCCGTCGACGACCCCGACGCCGTCGCCCGCATCGACCGGGCGTGCGACGACCTGGGGCTCGACACCATGGACGTGGGCGCCGCCCTGGCCGTGGCGATGGAGGCCGGCAAGCTCCCCTGGGGCGACGGGGCCCGGGCGCTCGCCGCGGTGGAGTCGATCCGCTCCCGCGACCCCCTGGGGCTCCTCCTGGGCAGCGGCTGCGCCGAGACCGGCCGGGCCCTGGGCGTGGCGCGGGTGCCCGTGGTCAAGGGCCAGTCCCTGGCCGCCTACGACCCCCGGGTGCTCAAGGGCACCGGCGTCACCTACGCCACGAGCCCCATGGGCGCCGACCACACGGCGGGAAACGCCCTGCCGAGCCCCAGCAACCCCTCCTACGACCCCTCGAGCCCCCAGGGGCAGGGCCAGATGTCGGCCTTCCTCCAGACCTACTTCGCCGCCATCGACACCCTGGGGGTGTGCCTGTTCGCCTCCCTGCCCATCCTGGAGGCCCCCGAGCTCCAGGAGCACCTGGCGGCGGCGGTCGCGGCCAGGCTCGGCACGGAGGTCCCCGCGGGATATCTCGCGCGCCTGGGCGAGTCGGTGTGCCGCCGGGAGCGCGACTACAACGAGCGGTGCGGCTTCGGCCCCGCCCAGGACCGCCTCCCCGCCTTCTTCGCCGCCGAGCCCCTGCCCCCCCACGGGGGCGTGTGGGACGTGCCCGACGCCGACGTGGACGCGGTGTGGGGCTAG
- a CDS encoding ABC transporter ATP-binding protein: protein MLKELRPFAGHLRGRARALAALFALGLLGAAASLATPLLGKAFIDAVATRGDFGAVPRIAAALVALAAVDFALAGVTRVLHTRLSAELLAALRERLFARCLAAPLEHMERFRHGDLLTRYGTDVPRVQVLLVDGLLGAVQSVLFLAVAAAILFHLAPALALWSFAGVAAALALAAAFRRPVEARTQGVREVMADLAHFLSERLGALRPVRLHGAEGDEGGRLAGLNRRLTARVVGFQVFDALTSGLPGLSLTLSLAWIYVLGGRLLEAGSITLGTFVAFVLYQGRLFGPAQGLLGLVRSLQESRVHLGRVAELLGSDAGPGSSGGPEPEERGAHAAVEVRGVSFAYPGKPPALRGLDLRLGPGEKVALCGPSGAGKSTLVQLLFGLRRPSAGWVRVGGASPGDGADLRQIIGYAGAEPFLLHATVEENLTYGCPGADPAAVLRAARTAEAHEFILSLPEGYRTVIGGRGLALSDGQRQRLGIARLLVRAPPILVLDEAFSALDPDTEARVRRNLWREYPDRTVLLVTHRLGGLGEFDRLLRLRDGALQDVTEAELLGAPAAEAAQR, encoded by the coding sequence GTGCTAAAGGAGCTCCGGCCCTTTGCGGGCCACCTGCGGGGGCGCGCCCGGGCCCTGGCGGCGCTCTTCGCCCTCGGGCTCCTGGGCGCCGCGGCGTCGCTCGCCACGCCCCTCCTGGGAAAGGCCTTCATCGACGCGGTCGCGACCCGGGGGGACTTCGGCGCGGTGCCCCGCATCGCGGCGGCCCTGGTGGCCCTGGCGGCGGTCGACTTCGCCCTGGCCGGCGTCACGCGGGTGCTCCACACCCGGCTCTCCGCCGAGCTCCTGGCCGCGCTGCGCGAGCGCCTCTTTGCCCGGTGCCTCGCCGCCCCCCTGGAGCACATGGAGCGGTTTCGCCACGGGGACCTCCTGACCCGCTACGGCACCGACGTGCCCCGGGTGCAGGTGCTCCTGGTGGACGGGCTCCTGGGGGCGGTGCAAAGCGTCCTCTTCCTCGCGGTGGCCGCCGCGATCCTCTTCCACCTCGCGCCGGCGCTCGCCCTGTGGAGCTTCGCCGGGGTCGCCGCCGCCCTGGCCCTCGCGGCGGCCTTCCGGCGGCCCGTGGAGGCCCGCACCCAGGGGGTGCGGGAGGTCATGGCCGACCTCGCCCACTTCCTCTCCGAGCGCCTGGGGGCGCTGCGCCCGGTGCGCCTGCACGGGGCCGAGGGGGACGAGGGGGGGCGGCTCGCGGGCCTGAACCGGCGGCTCACGGCGCGGGTGGTGGGCTTCCAGGTCTTTGACGCCCTCACCTCGGGGCTCCCGGGGCTCTCGCTCACCCTCTCGCTGGCCTGGATCTACGTCCTGGGCGGTCGGCTCCTGGAGGCCGGGAGCATCACGCTGGGCACCTTCGTGGCCTTCGTCCTCTACCAGGGCCGCCTCTTCGGCCCGGCCCAGGGGCTCCTGGGCCTGGTGCGCAGCCTCCAGGAGTCCCGGGTGCACCTGGGCCGGGTGGCCGAGCTCCTGGGCTCCGACGCCGGCCCAGGGTCCAGTGGCGGCCCGGAGCCCGAGGAGCGGGGGGCCCACGCGGCGGTGGAGGTGCGCGGGGTGAGCTTTGCCTACCCGGGCAAGCCCCCGGCCCTGCGGGGGCTCGACCTGCGCCTCGGCCCCGGGGAGAAGGTGGCCCTGTGCGGCCCGTCGGGGGCGGGGAAGTCCACCCTGGTCCAGCTCCTCTTCGGCCTGCGCAGGCCCTCGGCGGGGTGGGTGCGGGTGGGGGGCGCCTCTCCCGGCGACGGGGCGGACCTGCGGCAGATCATCGGGTACGCGGGGGCGGAGCCCTTCCTGCTCCACGCCACGGTGGAGGAGAACCTGACCTACGGCTGCCCGGGGGCGGACCCCGCGGCGGTGCTGCGCGCCGCCCGCACGGCCGAGGCCCACGAGTTCATCCTCTCGCTGCCCGAGGGGTACCGCACGGTCATCGGCGGCCGGGGCCTCGCCCTCTCGGACGGCCAGCGACAGCGCCTGGGGATCGCCCGGCTCCTGGTGCGTGCGCCCCCGATCCTCGTCCTGGACGAGGCGTTCTCGGCCCTGGACCCCGACACCGAGGCCCGGGTCCGGCGAAACCTCTGGCGGGAGTACCCCGACCGCACCGTCCTCCTGGTGACCCACCGGCTCGGGGGGCTCGGCGAGTTCGACCGGCTGCTCCGCCTGCGCGACGGCGCGCTCCAGGACGTGACCGAAGCCGAGCTGCTGGGCGCCCCCGCCGCCGAAGCGGCCCAGCGGTAG
- a CDS encoding U32 family peptidase gives MKILAPLRDWTEAAPLRAAGADELYCGLTPPGWEERFGRAWVHRRNPASAGLPGLEDLDRTVAAAGPVPVYVTLNAPFYPEGATPFLLDFARELVEARGVRGLIVADLGLVLALRQAGLAGRVHLSSLATCTNPGAAAFYRDLGVARVVLPRHLALAEIEACAAAGVEVEVFLLNDGCVFEEGLCATTHALGPFCLGDGEGAGGPEPGVRERYAFWKWTLNNCGCQTSRGFQLGPCGLCALPRLRDAGVASLKVVGREASLARKESSVRLAHEARRLALAGAGPERIREAVVALRGAPELCRGAHLCYYPDVWAVPEGEALAC, from the coding sequence GTGAAGATCCTCGCGCCGCTCCGAGACTGGACCGAGGCCGCGCCGCTTCGCGCGGCGGGGGCCGACGAGCTCTACTGCGGCCTCACCCCACCGGGGTGGGAGGAGCGGTTCGGCCGGGCCTGGGTCCACCGGCGAAACCCGGCCTCCGCGGGGCTCCCGGGCCTGGAGGACCTGGACCGCACCGTGGCCGCGGCGGGGCCCGTGCCCGTGTACGTGACCCTGAACGCGCCCTTCTACCCGGAAGGGGCCACCCCCTTCCTCCTGGACTTCGCCCGGGAGCTCGTGGAAGCGCGCGGGGTGCGGGGGCTCATCGTGGCCGACCTGGGCCTCGTCCTGGCGCTCCGGCAGGCCGGCCTCGCCGGCCGGGTGCACCTCTCCAGCCTCGCCACCTGCACCAACCCCGGCGCCGCCGCCTTCTACCGGGACCTGGGGGTCGCGCGGGTCGTCCTGCCGCGCCACCTCGCCCTGGCCGAGATCGAGGCCTGCGCCGCGGCGGGGGTCGAGGTGGAGGTCTTCCTCCTCAACGACGGGTGCGTCTTCGAGGAGGGGCTGTGCGCCACCACCCACGCGCTGGGTCCCTTCTGCCTGGGCGACGGGGAAGGGGCGGGAGGCCCGGAGCCCGGGGTGCGCGAGCGCTACGCGTTCTGGAAGTGGACCCTCAACAACTGCGGCTGCCAGACGAGCCGGGGCTTCCAGCTGGGCCCCTGCGGCCTGTGCGCCCTGCCCCGGCTGCGCGACGCGGGGGTGGCGAGCCTCAAGGTGGTGGGGCGCGAGGCGTCGCTCGCGCGCAAGGAGAGCTCCGTGCGCCTGGCCCACGAGGCCCGGCGCCTGGCCCTGGCGGGTGCGGGGCCCGAGCGCATCCGGGAGGCGGTGGTCGCCCTGCGGGGGGCCCCCGAGCTGTGCCGGGGCGCCCACCTGTGCTACTACCCCGACGTCTGGGCGGTCCCCGAAGGGGAGGCTTTGGCGTGCTAA
- the qhpC gene encoding quinohemoprotein amine dehydrogenase subunit gamma — MMKQKTIQALNEKARAIERLAQGEAKNVEALSGPPAMPQGCTTIFDTGWETNPRPEYPVGNCQPSARDYSGCAGDCWWPAQVPDGLTNQKVFHEDCLVIAKDFRNLKYD; from the coding sequence ATGATGAAACAGAAGACGATCCAGGCGCTCAACGAAAAGGCCCGGGCCATCGAGCGGCTGGCCCAGGGGGAGGCGAAGAACGTGGAGGCTTTGAGCGGCCCCCCCGCCATGCCCCAGGGCTGCACGACCATCTTCGACACGGGGTGGGAGACCAACCCCCGCCCCGAGTACCCCGTGGGCAACTGCCAGCCCTCGGCGCGGGACTACTCCGGGTGCGCCGGCGACTGCTGGTGGCCCGCCCAGGTACCCGACGGCCTGACCAACCAGAAGGTGTTCCACGAGGACTGCCTGGTCATCGCCAAGGACTTCCGCAACCTGAAGTACGACTGA
- a CDS encoding radical SAM protein has translation MQAYTWADHRLFPTQEGALLFGVDHASLFALDSRARDTLGRWRSADPLALEDVPEEARGVLEELRDAQVLVPLVPHRRPRPAAVPELDPAGVPLETLVLEVAQTCNLRCSYCYAHGGTYGGTPRLLDPETARRAARTLLERSGDRRGVTLVLFGGEPLLNFPAVRAAVEEAEAAASAAGKELTLSLTTNGTLFTPEILAFLRDHRVLVSVSIDGPPELHDRNRPYSGGGGTYGDVTAGLAALAQWGIPAAARVTLAPRQWDRIPEVFDHLLGLGVREVGIAPASPVTPELLPTADQEEDLLRGFRTLAERFETEARQGRCLPFANLLDLLGRLHAGRAKGAPCGAGYGYLALDADGRYFLCHRLAGEEDFAAGDLETGPDLEKLRSALRAAAAPRRELCAHCWARRLCAGGCHYENHLRENLLGRAPGDSCRFIRPWLELGLRLYARLRAEPENPVMQRIARRQEC, from the coding sequence ATGCAGGCCTACACCTGGGCCGACCACCGGCTCTTTCCCACCCAGGAGGGGGCGCTCCTCTTCGGGGTGGACCACGCGAGCCTCTTTGCCCTGGACTCCCGGGCGCGCGACACCCTGGGGCGGTGGCGGTCGGCAGACCCCCTCGCCCTGGAGGACGTGCCCGAGGAGGCCCGCGGGGTGCTCGAAGAGCTGCGGGACGCCCAGGTGCTGGTACCGCTGGTTCCCCACCGCCGCCCTCGGCCCGCGGCGGTGCCCGAGCTCGACCCGGCCGGCGTGCCCCTGGAGACCCTGGTCCTCGAGGTCGCGCAAACCTGCAACCTGCGCTGCTCCTACTGTTACGCCCACGGCGGCACCTACGGGGGAACCCCTCGGCTCCTCGACCCGGAAACCGCCCGGCGGGCGGCCCGCACGCTGCTGGAGCGCTCCGGCGACCGCCGGGGGGTGACCCTGGTGCTCTTCGGGGGCGAGCCGCTCCTGAACTTCCCCGCCGTTCGCGCCGCCGTGGAGGAGGCCGAGGCGGCCGCCTCGGCGGCCGGCAAAGAGCTCACGCTCAGCCTGACCACCAACGGAACCCTCTTCACGCCCGAGATTCTGGCCTTCCTGCGGGACCACCGGGTCCTGGTCTCGGTCAGCATCGACGGCCCCCCGGAGCTCCACGACCGCAACCGCCCCTACTCCGGGGGGGGCGGCACCTACGGGGACGTGACCGCGGGGCTGGCCGCCCTCGCCCAGTGGGGGATCCCGGCCGCGGCCCGGGTCACCCTGGCCCCCCGCCAGTGGGACCGCATCCCCGAGGTGTTCGACCACCTGCTGGGGCTCGGGGTCCGGGAGGTGGGGATTGCCCCGGCGAGCCCCGTGACGCCCGAGCTCCTCCCCACCGCCGACCAGGAGGAGGATCTCCTGCGGGGGTTCCGGACCCTGGCGGAGCGGTTCGAGACCGAAGCCCGGCAGGGCAGGTGCCTGCCGTTCGCCAACCTCCTGGACCTCCTGGGGCGGCTGCACGCCGGCCGGGCCAAGGGGGCGCCGTGCGGGGCGGGGTACGGCTACCTGGCGCTGGACGCCGACGGCCGCTACTTCCTCTGCCACCGCTTGGCCGGGGAAGAGGACTTCGCCGCCGGCGACCTGGAAACCGGGCCCGACCTGGAAAAGCTGCGCTCCGCCCTCCGGGCCGCCGCTGCTCCCCGGCGCGAGCTCTGCGCCCACTGCTGGGCGCGGCGGCTGTGCGCCGGGGGGTGCCACTACGAGAACCACCTGCGGGAGAACCTGCTGGGGCGCGCCCCCGGGGACTCCTGCCGCTTCATCCGCCCCTGGCTGGAGCTGGGCCTGCGCCTCTACGCGCGGCTTCGGGCGGAGCCCGAAAATCCCGTCATGCAGCGCATCGCGCGCCGGCAGGAGTGCTAG
- a CDS encoding transporter, with protein sequence MKRWIVTLGLALALAWTGPARAILVDPYDNVLAPDGFYGLGYFNYYTADELTGPDGEKAASIDLTATVGIARVLAYKTIGPVPLAFQVIVPFGKVEEDKILKEDSSGLGDIIFGPGVFFYANEASGTYLSYWFYAFAPTGEWDRNQTINLGQNHWYFQHQLAVNQMWQKFVFDMNLNYYHHTEEPDNDYKAPPRFELEASLAYQVTDKLILGVNGGGYWDLDEGEVDGSSVSETKAKRVQFGPTAGYQITDRLGANLRWTRDVSAANDTKGDDVWLRFSYAF encoded by the coding sequence ATGAAGCGATGGATCGTCACCCTGGGGCTTGCACTCGCGCTCGCCTGGACCGGCCCGGCCCGGGCCATCCTGGTGGACCCCTATGACAACGTGCTCGCCCCCGACGGCTTCTATGGCCTGGGCTACTTCAACTATTACACGGCCGACGAGCTCACCGGCCCCGACGGGGAGAAGGCGGCCTCGATCGACCTCACGGCCACCGTGGGCATCGCACGGGTCCTGGCCTACAAGACGATCGGGCCGGTGCCCCTGGCGTTCCAGGTGATCGTGCCCTTCGGCAAGGTCGAGGAGGACAAGATCTTGAAGGAAGATTCCTCCGGGCTGGGGGATATCATCTTCGGGCCCGGCGTCTTCTTCTATGCCAACGAGGCCTCGGGAACCTACCTCTCCTACTGGTTCTATGCCTTCGCCCCCACGGGGGAGTGGGACCGCAACCAGACCATCAACCTCGGCCAGAACCACTGGTACTTTCAGCACCAGCTCGCCGTCAACCAGATGTGGCAGAAGTTCGTGTTCGACATGAACCTGAACTACTACCACCACACCGAGGAGCCCGACAACGATTACAAGGCTCCGCCCCGGTTCGAGCTTGAAGCCAGCCTCGCCTACCAGGTCACGGACAAGCTCATCCTCGGAGTCAACGGCGGAGGCTATTGGGACCTGGACGAAGGCGAGGTGGACGGCTCCTCGGTGAGCGAGACCAAGGCCAAGCGCGTCCAGTTCGGCCCCACGGCGGGCTACCAGATTACCGACCGGCTCGGGGCCAATCTGCGCTGGACCCGCGACGTGAGCGCCGCCAACGACACCAAGGGCGACGACGTGTGGCTGCGCTTCTCCTACGCGTTTTGA
- a CDS encoding sigma-54 dependent transcriptional regulator, producing MPRPAPRILVVDDDARLRDALLKALASMGYEAAGEADPRAGIERVRTWEPDAVISDMKMPGLSGVEFAEQALALQPELPVLVLTGYGTIRSAVDAMRRGVYDYLTKPFDLDEVDLALRKALEHRALRRENRLLAGALGRIGEPEGLVGASPGIRELRARIAAVAATGSTVLVTGESGTGKELVARAIHGAGPRRERPFVTVDCAALPAALLESELFGHARGSFTGAHRERAGYFEVASDGTVFLDEIGELELPLQKKLLRVLEGRTFVRLGESAPRVTEARVVAATNRDLEAEVAAGRFREDLYYRLRVIELRVPPLRERTEDLPLLIAHHLERLNRRLNRRVERFSPEALERLRAYPWPGNVRELVNFLESILTFHAVRVVDVANLPPHVRQTGAAEVPGETYPELKARVLADATRPYLESLLHHYGGNVSRVAEHAGLDRRHIHRLLSSLGLDPGAFRGS from the coding sequence ATGCCCCGGCCCGCTCCCCGCATCCTGGTGGTGGACGACGACGCGCGGCTGCGCGACGCGCTCCTCAAGGCCCTGGCGTCCATGGGGTACGAGGCGGCAGGGGAGGCGGACCCCCGGGCCGGGATCGAGCGGGTGCGCACCTGGGAGCCCGACGCGGTGATCTCCGACATGAAGATGCCCGGCCTCTCCGGGGTGGAGTTCGCCGAGCAGGCCCTCGCGCTCCAGCCGGAGCTCCCCGTGCTGGTGCTCACGGGGTACGGCACCATCCGCTCGGCGGTGGACGCCATGCGCCGGGGGGTGTACGACTATCTCACGAAGCCCTTCGACCTGGACGAGGTGGACCTCGCCCTGCGCAAGGCCCTGGAGCACCGGGCGCTTCGCCGGGAGAACCGCCTCCTGGCGGGTGCCCTGGGGCGGATCGGCGAGCCCGAAGGCCTGGTGGGCGCGAGCCCGGGCATCCGGGAGCTGCGCGCGCGCATCGCCGCCGTGGCCGCAACCGGCTCCACCGTGCTGGTCACCGGGGAGAGCGGCACGGGCAAGGAGCTCGTGGCCCGGGCCATCCACGGGGCCGGACCGCGCCGGGAGAGGCCGTTTGTCACGGTGGACTGCGCCGCGCTTCCCGCGGCCCTCCTGGAGAGCGAGCTCTTCGGGCACGCCCGGGGTTCCTTCACGGGGGCACACCGCGAGCGGGCCGGGTACTTCGAGGTGGCCTCCGACGGCACGGTCTTCCTGGACGAGATCGGCGAGCTGGAGCTGCCCCTCCAGAAGAAGCTCCTGCGGGTCCTGGAGGGCAGGACCTTCGTGCGCCTCGGGGAGTCCGCGCCCCGGGTCACCGAAGCCCGGGTGGTGGCCGCCACCAACCGCGACCTGGAGGCCGAGGTTGCGGCGGGGCGCTTTCGGGAGGACCTCTACTACCGCCTCCGGGTGATCGAGCTCCGGGTGCCCCCCCTGCGGGAGCGCACCGAAGACCTGCCGCTCCTCATCGCCCACCACCTGGAGCGCCTCAACCGGCGCCTCAACCGCCGGGTCGAGCGATTCTCCCCCGAGGCCCTGGAACGGCTGCGCGCCTATCCCTGGCCCGGAAACGTGCGGGAACTGGTGAACTTCCTGGAGAGCATCCTCACCTTCCACGCCGTGCGGGTGGTGGACGTGGCCAACCTGCCGCCCCACGTGCGACAGACCGGCGCCGCGGAGGTTCCCGGGGAGACCTACCCGGAGCTCAAGGCCCGGGTGCTGGCCGACGCCACCCGCCCCTACCTGGAATCCCTCCTGCACCACTACGGCGGCAACGTGAGCCGGGTGGCCGAACACGCCGGCCTCGACCGGCGCCACATCCACCGCCTGCTTTCCTCCCTCGGCCTCGATCCCGGAGCCTTCCGAGGCTCCTGA
- a CDS encoding ATP-binding protein: MRIRAWRNWGLATKLLASALLLSLLPIGVMSALTFRHLATIREVSVQETRAVLLSSQLHRLRERLGQEAGRLSALFARLQDEAHALRAFAQALAAQPGAFSHRNGSRYREDPGGGSFGNPVPDGNSVLFVPRYSPAHRPLAEATEALDLLFKPLAEREPRMVLSWVIFADGVTRAYPWRDFGHMPRDKDYTTWPFYYLAGPDHNPGRREVFTDPYLDPLSGEWMISCLSPLYEGDRHRGTAGIDITIQKLLREIAEIRLSQGTSSLLLSPNGIIAASENLPLGALGLDPGLPPQGQDPARSSVPRVAELASRVLDRGENVEFLDTGAVRFFAGYVGVAPPGWRLVLLVPEDDVAGPAYESAAKVVGEAERVRRNFIHVVAFSLLGILGLTGVVLAHQSRGLRTLLGAIRRFGEGDLSHRVEVAPGELGELAGALNSMAGGLEDKKRELQRVYAEVEQGRKLAAVGRLAAGVAHEVNNPLATISTYTQMLLRRADLPEDARGDLDVVTGEIRRIQEKLRNLLDLSRLQSPVKSDLKLDSLVREVGELARHEAAARGIALELVLGTDGRTLRGDPSGLKQVLWNLLGNAIDAQEAGGRVVVRTGVAEADGRPATFLLELEDEGAGISEDVMPKIFEPFFTTKEVGQGTGLGLAVAYRIVEGHGGRIEVENLSPRGCRFRVVLPEGGSP, encoded by the coding sequence ATGCGCATCCGCGCTTGGCGCAACTGGGGTCTGGCGACGAAGCTGCTCGCGAGCGCCCTGCTCCTTTCCCTGCTGCCCATCGGGGTCATGTCGGCGCTCACCTTCCGGCACCTGGCCACCATCCGGGAGGTGTCGGTACAGGAGACCCGCGCCGTGCTCCTCTCCTCCCAGCTCCACCGGCTCCGGGAACGGCTGGGCCAGGAGGCGGGGCGCCTGTCGGCGCTCTTTGCGCGCCTCCAGGACGAGGCGCACGCGCTGCGGGCATTTGCCCAGGCCCTGGCCGCCCAGCCCGGGGCCTTCTCCCACCGCAACGGCAGCCGGTACCGGGAAGACCCGGGGGGGGGGAGCTTCGGCAATCCCGTCCCCGACGGCAACTCGGTGCTCTTCGTGCCGCGCTACTCCCCCGCCCACCGGCCCCTGGCGGAGGCCACCGAGGCCCTGGATCTCCTCTTCAAGCCCCTGGCCGAGCGCGAGCCCCGGATGGTCCTGAGCTGGGTGATCTTCGCCGACGGCGTCACCCGGGCCTACCCCTGGCGGGACTTCGGCCACATGCCCCGGGACAAGGACTACACCACCTGGCCCTTCTACTACCTGGCCGGGCCGGACCACAATCCAGGCCGCCGCGAGGTCTTCACCGACCCCTACCTGGACCCCCTGAGCGGGGAGTGGATGATCTCGTGCCTGTCCCCCCTGTACGAGGGGGACCGGCACCGGGGAACCGCCGGCATCGACATCACCATCCAGAAGCTCCTGCGGGAGATCGCTGAGATCCGCCTGTCCCAGGGGACCAGCTCGCTCCTGCTCTCTCCCAACGGGATCATCGCGGCTTCGGAGAACCTGCCCCTGGGCGCCCTGGGCCTGGACCCCGGGCTGCCGCCCCAGGGCCAGGACCCGGCGCGTTCGTCGGTGCCCCGGGTGGCGGAGCTCGCCAGCCGGGTGCTGGACCGGGGGGAGAACGTGGAGTTCCTCGACACGGGCGCCGTGCGCTTCTTCGCGGGCTACGTGGGGGTCGCGCCCCCGGGGTGGCGCCTGGTGCTGCTCGTGCCCGAGGACGACGTGGCGGGTCCGGCTTACGAGAGCGCGGCCAAGGTGGTGGGGGAGGCGGAGCGGGTGCGGCGAAACTTCATCCACGTGGTGGCCTTCTCTCTCCTGGGCATCCTGGGGCTTACGGGCGTGGTGCTCGCCCACCAGTCCCGCGGGCTGCGCACCCTCCTGGGGGCCATCCGCCGGTTTGGCGAGGGCGACCTCTCCCACCGGGTCGAGGTGGCGCCCGGGGAGCTGGGAGAGCTCGCGGGCGCGCTGAACTCCATGGCCGGGGGTCTCGAGGACAAGAAGCGGGAGCTCCAGAGGGTCTACGCCGAGGTGGAGCAGGGCCGCAAGCTCGCTGCGGTGGGGCGGTTGGCCGCGGGGGTGGCCCACGAGGTCAACAACCCCCTGGCCACCATCTCCACCTACACCCAGATGCTCCTGCGCCGGGCCGACCTGCCGGAGGACGCCCGGGGAGACCTGGACGTGGTGACCGGCGAGATCCGACGCATCCAGGAGAAGCTGCGAAACCTCCTGGACCTCTCCCGCCTCCAGAGCCCGGTGAAGAGCGACCTGAAGCTCGATTCCCTCGTGCGGGAGGTGGGGGAGCTGGCCCGCCACGAGGCGGCGGCCCGGGGCATCGCGCTGGAGCTCGTCCTGGGCACCGACGGGCGCACCCTGCGGGGCGACCCCTCCGGGCTGAAGCAAGTGCTCTGGAACCTCCTGGGCAACGCCATCGACGCCCAGGAGGCCGGCGGCCGGGTCGTGGTGCGCACGGGGGTGGCAGAGGCGGACGGGCGGCCGGCCACGTTCCTCCTGGAGCTGGAGGACGAGGGAGCCGGGATTTCGGAGGACGTGATGCCCAAGATCTTCGAGCCGTTCTTCACCACCAAGGAGGTGGGGCAGGGCACCGGCCTGGGGCTCGCGGTTGCCTACCGGATCGTGGAGGGCCACGGGGGCCGGATCGAGGTGGAGAACCTGTCCCCCCGGGGTTGCCGCTTCCGGGTGGTGTTGCCGGAAGGAGGTTCCCCGTGA